In Cervus elaphus chromosome 24, mCerEla1.1, whole genome shotgun sequence, a single genomic region encodes these proteins:
- the LOC122683210 gene encoding protein CDV3 homolog, which produces MSGGGGVEKSSGPWNKTAPVQAPPAPVVVTETPEPTMTSGVYRPPGARLTTTRKAPQGPPEIYSDTQFPSLQSTAKHVDSRKDKEMEKSFEVVRHKTRGRDEFSKNQALKLQLDNQYAVLENQKSSHTQYN; this is translated from the exons ATGA gtggtggtggtggtgtagaaAAATCTTCAGGCCCTTGGAATAAAACTGCTCCGGTACAAGCACCTCCTGCTCCAGTAGTTGTTACAGAAACCCCAGAACCGACAATGACTAGTGGCGTGtacaggcctcctggagccaggtTGACCACAACAAGGAAAGCACCACAAGGACCACCAGAAATCTATAGTGACACGCAGTTCCCATCCCTGCAGTCCACTGCCAAGCATGTAGACAGCCGGAAggataaagaaatggagaagagCTTTGAAGTAGTAAGACACAAAACTAGAGGTAGGGATGAGTTTTCAAAAAACCAGGCCCTTAAACTTCAGCTAGACAACCAGTATGCTGTGCTTGAGAATCAGAAAAGCAGCCACACACAGTACAATTAA
- the LOC122683142 gene encoding olfactory receptor 1013-like has protein sequence MGKSNHTVTDFILVGFTTDPVVQLVLFVVFLGVYSMTVLGNTTLIVLISNDSRLHTPMYFFIGNLSFLDLWYSSVYTPKILVTCISEDKSISFAGCVAQFFFSAGLAYSECYLLAAMAYDRYMAISKPLLYSQVMPSRLCACLIACSYLGGFINSFIVTKGTFALNFCSNNVIDDFFCDIPPLVKLACGRKDTYQAVLFFVLASNVITPIVLILASYLFIITTILKIRSTQGRLKAFSTCSSHLISVTLFYGSILYIYSRPQSSYSLDRDKIVSTFYTVVFPMLNPMIYSLRNKDVKEALNKLLK, from the coding sequence ATGGGGAAGAGCAATCACACAGTGACTGACTTCATCCTGGTGGGCTTCACAACAGATCCTGTGGTGCAGCTGGTCCTGTTTGTGGTGTTCCTTGGTGTCTACTCTATGACTGTGCTAGGAAATACCACCCTCATAGTGTTGATCAGTAATGACTCCCGACTTCACACACCCATGTATTTTTTCATTGGGAATCTGTCTTTCCTGGATCTCTGGTACTCCTCTGTGTACACCCCAAAGATCCTGGTGACATGCATCTCTGAAGACAAAAGCATCTCCTTTGCTGGCTGTGTAGCCCAGTTCTTCTTCTCTGCGGGGCTGGCCTACAGTGAGTGCTACCTGCTGGCTGCCATGGCTTATGACCGCTATATGGCCATCTCAAAGCCACTGCTCTATTCTCAGGTCATGCCCAGCAGGCTGTGTGCATGTCTAATAGCATGCTCATACCTTGGTGGATTTATTAACTCTTTCATTGTTACCAAAGGAACTTTTGCTTTGAACTTCTGTAGTAACAATGTCATTGATGACTTTTTCTGTGATATCCCACCTCTTGTGAAGTTGGCTTGTGGAAGAAAAGATACCTACCAGGCTGTGCTGTTCTTTGTCCTCGCCTCCAACGTCATCACCCCCATTGTGCTCATCCTGGCCTCCTACctcttcatcatcaccaccatcctgaAGATCCGCTCCACCCAGGGCCGCCtcaaagccttctccacctgttCCTCACACCTCATCTCTGTCACCCTGTTCTATGGATCCATTCTCTACATTTACTCTCGTCCACAGTCAAGCTATTCATTGGACAGGGATAAAATAGTTTCTACGTTTTACACTGTAGTGTTCCCAATGTTGAATCCTATGATCTACAGTCTGAGGAATAAGGATGTGAAAGAAGCTCTGAATAAACTCCTCAAATAA